TCATAATAGCTGAAAAGGTAATGGTTAGTTCCTCTTAAGGGGTCGTAATACGTCTCCCGTGGAAGGGAGATGATGGTGCCATCCGGGCGTCTGGTATCTACCCACTTTATCTGCTCGTCTCTTAAACTGATCGGGACATTCCATTTATTCTTAAGTTCCAGGATATACCAGTCCGTATTGAGCAGGCTCAAGTTTATCACCCTAACATCCGTCCTGAATTTCTCCACCTGCTGGATAAACCATAAAGGGAAGGTGTCGTTATCACCGTTGGTGAAGATGATAGCATCCCGGTCACAGGAGCTAAGGATATTGTAGGCATAATCGAACGGTAGATAATCGCCTCGCCGGTTATTGGGAGAGTGCAGCCCGCGATTTAAAGGCATCAGAGGTGCAAAAAGAAAGATTGCCGAAAACCCGTAAACAAAACTCCTGGTTCCTAACTTGCCTAACTTCGTAAAAGCTTCGCCCAGATAACTTATGAGTCTGGAAATCCCCAAACCCATTAGCAGGGCAAAAAAGACGAATGCCGGGGTGAAAAAGTAGTCTCTATCCCTGACCTCTAAACGCTCTATCTCTCCGGTCAGGGGGTTGGACTTGGTCCCATCTCCAAAGTTCAGATAGAGTATCAACCCTATCGAGGAGATTAATACCAGGAAAAGGAGCATCCAGCCAATACCCTTAACTCTTCTTATCGACTCTACTACCCCTAATAGACCCAAAAGCACCGGGATGAACCATAAGCTCTTGTCCAGATACTGCTCCCGGAAAATTCCCCAGAAA
The Candidatus Zixiibacteriota bacterium genome window above contains:
- a CDS encoding tetratricopeptide repeat protein; amino-acid sequence: FWGIFREQYLDKSLWFIPVLLGLLGVVESIRRVKGIGWMLLFLVLISSIGLILYLNFGDGTKSNPLTGEIERLEVRDRDYFFTPAFVFFALLMGLGISRLISYLGEAFTKLGKLGTRSFVYGFSAIFLFAPLMPLNRGLHSPNNRRGDYLPFDYAYNILSSCDRDAIIFTNGDNDTFPLWFIQQVEKFRTDVRVINLSLLNTDWYILELKNKWNVPISLRDEQIKWVDTRRPDGTIISLPRETYYDPLRGTNHYLFSYYDEKNKKLIRVQDLMIENIIMTNQWKYSIVFSSTVPPDGRINLDTHLKKAGFALKLVPEEGKLMYDVDLYHKLLWEVYKYRGLNDMKVYKDENAIGMLISYPEMFIELSNVYLTGGDKGKAIAELEKAVQVYPDYYRTYSILADLNRQEGKTQEADALLKKGEEHLRKLYDSNPQLLYLQYLGLFYIGQRRIQDAENTFYQAYQISPDNDINFRALSDLYIMNKKYSQSQKILERWVQDHPNDPTVNDVLQKLRNIR